A stretch of Metabacillus sp. FJAT-52054 DNA encodes these proteins:
- a CDS encoding carboxymuconolactone decarboxylase family protein: MTTINFAPIGDTPFQKLLGHNSEIMRQWTSLGETLEADGALSAELKEQIRRTLAQENGCEYCKAKGKPDPAEFDEKTSLAAGFAEVFLKHKGSIPEPVFDVVKKGFTEKEISELCAFICFSTASQFFGAMMALKPSEEKGL, from the coding sequence ATGACAACCATTAATTTTGCCCCAATTGGAGATACGCCCTTTCAAAAACTGCTTGGCCACAATTCAGAGATTATGAGACAGTGGACAAGTCTTGGCGAAACACTTGAGGCGGACGGCGCCTTATCAGCCGAGTTAAAAGAACAAATTAGAAGAACGCTCGCACAGGAAAACGGCTGTGAATACTGCAAGGCAAAGGGTAAGCCCGATCCGGCTGAATTTGATGAGAAAACCTCTTTAGCAGCAGGATTTGCAGAAGTATTTCTAAAGCATAAAGGATCCATTCCGGAACCCGTTTTTGATGTAGTAAAAAAGGGTTTCACCGAGAAGGAAATAAGCGAGCTTTGTGCTTTTATCTGTTTTAGCACGGCTTCCCAATTTTTTGGAGCAATGATGGCGCTGAAGCCTTCGGAAGAGAAAGGACTTTGA
- a CDS encoding sugar ABC transporter substrate-binding protein has translation MLAGCQPKVGEQAGTEAKASKDNALAGKKIALIMQQNLGTFSAQYIEGVKEQTSKFGGQTVVFTSDGDLAKMASNVDAAINQGFDAILIDHGTKEALTAGVEKAISKKIPVVAFDAGVEAKGVTSIEQGDQDMAQMTLEQLAKDSGGKANIVKIWVAGFAPMERRQVAYQQFLKENTGIKEVAAFGAATQNTALDTQAQMEAILKQYPNKGEITAVWAAWDEFAKGAVRALEQAGRTDIKVYGIDMSDEDLQMIQKENSPWVASAAVDPKDIGRIQVRYAYQKINGDSVEEKVKLKPVFVTKEALPNEQVTTNDLDQHVKGWGKSEQGYTDELKKLEEGK, from the coding sequence ATGCTTGCAGGCTGCCAGCCGAAAGTTGGGGAACAGGCAGGAACAGAAGCAAAAGCAAGTAAAGACAATGCGCTCGCAGGAAAGAAAATCGCCCTTATTATGCAGCAGAACCTTGGAACATTCTCTGCTCAATACATAGAAGGGGTTAAAGAGCAGACGAGCAAGTTTGGCGGGCAAACAGTCGTGTTTACCTCTGACGGCGATTTGGCAAAAATGGCATCCAACGTGGATGCAGCAATTAATCAGGGATTTGACGCGATTCTAATTGACCACGGAACGAAGGAAGCACTGACTGCCGGAGTGGAAAAGGCAATCAGCAAAAAGATTCCGGTTGTCGCCTTTGATGCAGGTGTAGAAGCAAAAGGAGTAACCTCAATCGAACAGGGCGATCAGGATATGGCGCAAATGACCCTTGAACAGCTGGCTAAAGATTCGGGCGGAAAAGCAAATATCGTGAAAATTTGGGTGGCAGGCTTTGCCCCGATGGAACGCCGCCAGGTTGCGTATCAGCAATTTTTGAAAGAAAACACAGGCATTAAGGAAGTGGCCGCATTTGGTGCCGCCACCCAAAATACGGCTCTTGATACACAGGCTCAGATGGAAGCGATCCTTAAGCAGTATCCAAACAAAGGCGAGATTACAGCCGTTTGGGCTGCCTGGGATGAATTTGCTAAAGGTGCCGTCCGAGCTCTTGAACAGGCGGGAAGAACCGATATCAAGGTTTATGGGATTGATATGAGTGATGAGGATCTTCAGATGATTCAAAAGGAAAACAGCCCATGGGTCGCTTCTGCAGCAGTGGATCCGAAAGACATCGGCCGCATCCAGGTACGCTATGCTTATCAGAAAATCAATGGGGACAGCGTGGAGGAAAAAGTGAAATTGAAGCCGGTATTTGTGACGAAGGAAGCCCTCCCGAATGAGCAGGTGACAACGAATGACCTGGATCAGCACGTAAAAGGCTGGGGGAAAAGCGAACAGGGCTATACGGATGAGCTGAAAAAGCTTGAAGAAGGAAAATAA
- a CDS encoding sugar ABC transporter ATP-binding protein, whose amino-acid sequence MSLLRMENISKTFGSVEALKNAHIEVKSGEVHALLGANGAGKSTLMKILSGAYKQDGGKIFLNGQPVQIRSPKEAKELGIDCVYQEVDTALVSQLSVADNIMLDSFSSSKKWTVSGKKLNQQAKEALKLLQEDRIPVAKKASELTLAQKQMVLIARALVRKAKIIIFDEPTAPLSIEETKHFFSIVQRLVKQGVGCIFISHRLPEVFELCNRITVMRDGSTIQTFETAEVTQEQIVETMLGRALTQEMHEEGTEIGRTLLQVDGLEDEERLKGISFSVAEGEVVAFAGLVGAGKTELAKTLFGLNDWKKGKVLLDGKLYRFKEPSEAIKAGFALIPEERRKEGLFIHESILENMSFPHLKSFSSFLKMNRKKEKLHAEQMITELGIKTDSPLTPAENLSGGNQQKVAIGKWMYGDAKVYLFDEPAKGVDVGAKKDLFQLIRRLTEARKAVLYFSCEMNEILGIADRILIMYDGRIVKELTKEEATQDKILLYATGGKEDIHEGKAHRVFV is encoded by the coding sequence ATGAGCCTTCTGCGAATGGAGAACATCTCCAAAACATTCGGAAGTGTGGAAGCACTGAAGAATGCCCATATAGAGGTGAAAAGCGGGGAAGTTCATGCGCTGCTTGGAGCGAATGGAGCGGGGAAAAGCACGCTGATGAAAATCCTGTCCGGGGCATATAAGCAGGATGGCGGCAAAATATTTTTGAACGGGCAGCCCGTTCAAATTCGCTCGCCAAAAGAAGCGAAAGAACTCGGAATCGATTGTGTGTATCAGGAAGTGGATACAGCGCTCGTTTCTCAGCTTTCGGTTGCCGACAACATCATGCTCGACTCCTTCTCTTCCTCCAAAAAATGGACGGTTTCGGGAAAAAAATTGAATCAGCAGGCGAAGGAAGCGCTCAAGCTGCTCCAGGAGGACCGCATTCCGGTTGCCAAAAAGGCTTCTGAATTAACGCTTGCCCAAAAGCAAATGGTGCTCATTGCAAGGGCTCTTGTCCGCAAGGCGAAAATCATTATTTTTGATGAACCGACGGCGCCTCTGTCAATCGAGGAAACGAAGCATTTTTTCTCCATTGTTCAAAGGCTTGTAAAGCAGGGAGTCGGCTGTATCTTTATCTCCCACCGTCTTCCGGAAGTATTTGAGCTTTGCAATCGGATTACGGTAATGAGAGACGGAAGCACCATTCAAACATTTGAAACAGCAGAGGTCACGCAGGAGCAGATTGTCGAGACCATGCTGGGCCGGGCCCTCACCCAGGAAATGCATGAGGAGGGAACGGAGATTGGCCGAACCCTTCTTCAAGTAGATGGACTGGAGGATGAGGAGCGCCTGAAGGGCATTTCGTTCTCTGTTGCAGAAGGGGAAGTCGTAGCATTTGCCGGATTAGTCGGAGCGGGAAAGACAGAGCTTGCGAAAACGCTTTTCGGGCTGAACGACTGGAAGAAAGGCAAGGTTCTCTTAGACGGAAAGCTTTATCGGTTTAAGGAGCCTTCTGAAGCCATTAAAGCTGGATTCGCGCTAATCCCGGAGGAGCGGAGAAAGGAAGGGCTCTTCATTCATGAGTCCATCCTGGAAAACATGTCGTTTCCTCATTTGAAATCCTTCTCTTCGTTTTTGAAAATGAACCGGAAAAAAGAGAAACTGCATGCTGAACAGATGATCACGGAGCTTGGTATCAAAACGGATTCGCCTTTGACGCCTGCTGAAAACTTAAGCGGAGGCAATCAGCAGAAGGTTGCAATCGGCAAATGGATGTATGGAGACGCAAAGGTTTACCTGTTTGACGAACCGGCCAAGGGGGTCGATGTCGGAGCGAAAAAAGATTTATTCCAGCTCATCCGCCGATTGACTGAAGCACGAAAAGCGGTTCTCTATTTTTCATGCGAGATGAACGAAATTCTGGGCATCGCTGACCGAATTCTCATTATGTATGACGGCAGGATCGTCAAAGAGCTGACAAAAGAAGAAGCCACACAGGACAAGATTCTGCTTTACGCAACCGGCGGAAAGGAAGACATCCATGAAGGAAAAGCTCATCGGGTTTTTGTATAA
- a CDS encoding ABC transporter permease, protein MKEKLIGFLYKYGAVVLMAVILVYFSFVNHAFFSYSNLSDILRSISIVTLLALGVTFTLIVDGFDLSVGATMSLATVISSSLMVWYEMPLWLVLLLPIGVGILVGIFNSILIVKIGIPDLLATLGAMYILTGIHRTYTEGYSIYSHMPLTAGGTAPGEFYKSFLWIGQGQIAGVPVPVVIMLLFTAIVYWILNHSRWGRILYMTGGNAEAARLSGISVNKVKFAAYTVSGVFASLAGILFAARVGSGQIDAGASMLMEAVAAVFVGFSVLGAGKPNALGTFFGAALIGVLLNGLTMMNLPYYAFEIVKGTVLVLALAVTYFHVKKRI, encoded by the coding sequence ATGAAGGAAAAGCTCATCGGGTTTTTGTATAAATACGGCGCCGTCGTATTGATGGCGGTTATCTTAGTTTATTTTAGCTTTGTCAATCACGCATTTTTTTCATATAGCAATCTATCGGATATTCTTCGTTCAATCTCCATCGTTACGCTGCTCGCCCTTGGCGTAACGTTCACGCTGATTGTAGACGGGTTCGATTTGTCGGTGGGAGCAACGATGTCGCTTGCAACCGTCATTTCTTCCTCTCTCATGGTCTGGTATGAGATGCCGCTATGGCTCGTTTTGCTGCTGCCAATCGGAGTCGGAATACTGGTCGGAATCTTTAATTCTATTTTAATCGTGAAAATCGGCATACCGGATCTGCTGGCGACACTTGGTGCCATGTACATCCTTACCGGAATTCACCGGACATACACGGAAGGATACTCGATTTACAGCCATATGCCGCTGACAGCAGGAGGCACTGCACCCGGAGAGTTTTACAAATCGTTCCTGTGGATTGGACAGGGACAGATTGCCGGCGTACCGGTCCCTGTTGTCATCATGCTTCTCTTTACTGCTATCGTCTATTGGATCTTAAACCACTCCCGCTGGGGACGGATCCTGTACATGACCGGAGGAAACGCAGAAGCAGCAAGGCTCTCGGGGATCAGCGTGAATAAAGTGAAGTTCGCTGCCTATACGGTATCAGGCGTATTCGCATCGTTGGCGGGTATTTTATTTGCTGCCCGCGTCGGATCAGGCCAAATCGACGCCGGTGCCTCCATGCTCATGGAAGCGGTCGCCGCTGTATTCGTAGGGTTCTCCGTCCTCGGAGCCGGAAAGCCCAATGCTCTCGGGACGTTCTTTGGGGCAGCGCTGATCGGAGTGCTGCTCAACGGTCTCACGATGATGAATCTTCCCTATTATGCGTTTGAAATCGTAAAAGGGACGGTTTTGGTATTGGCATTGGCTGTAACGTATTTTCATGTGAAAAAAAGAATATAA
- a CDS encoding Lrp/AsnC family transcriptional regulator, whose protein sequence is MDSFDMKIIEVLMDNSRIKWADLAAQIGLSAPAAAERVSRLQEQGIIKKFGALIDADLAGCELTAFVAVSLARPEHRGPFLQLMNSLAEIQECHHIAGEDDYLLKIRCRNTKDLDRVISHEIKGLEGIIRTKTTIVMDTAKETTRLPIHKGR, encoded by the coding sequence TTGGATTCTTTCGATATGAAAATAATAGAGGTTCTTATGGACAATTCCAGAATAAAATGGGCGGATCTTGCTGCCCAAATCGGATTGTCTGCTCCAGCTGCAGCAGAGAGAGTGAGCCGTCTGCAGGAACAGGGGATAATCAAGAAATTTGGGGCCTTAATTGATGCCGATTTAGCAGGCTGCGAGCTGACAGCATTTGTTGCCGTTTCTTTAGCCCGTCCGGAACATAGAGGTCCCTTCCTACAATTAATGAACAGCTTGGCAGAGATTCAGGAATGCCATCATATTGCAGGTGAAGATGACTACCTGCTGAAAATCCGCTGCCGGAATACGAAGGATCTGGACAGGGTGATCAGCCATGAAATCAAGGGACTGGAAGGAATCATTCGAACAAAAACAACGATTGTCATGGATACGGCAAAAGAAACGACCCGGCTGCCCATCCATAAAGGAAGATAA
- a CDS encoding LysE family transporter: MDILLTIKGMLIGLSIAAPVGPIGVLCIQRTLAKGKVSGFATGLGAASADAVYGLITGFGLTAISDVLIGNKLWIQLSGVIFLLYLGVKTVLSKPSQKAAHASGQTIAGSYFSSFLLTLANPMTILSFAAILGASGMIVSDGAAASALTLVLGIFSGSALWWGILSFSAGWFKKRMGENSLTAINRVSGGVMILFGIFFLAGVFYALS, encoded by the coding sequence ATGGATATTCTGCTAACGATTAAAGGAATGCTGATTGGTCTTTCGATTGCAGCACCAGTGGGGCCAATCGGAGTTTTGTGTATTCAAAGGACACTGGCCAAAGGTAAAGTCTCCGGTTTTGCAACGGGATTAGGTGCCGCATCAGCTGATGCCGTGTACGGTTTGATCACAGGCTTCGGTCTGACGGCCATTTCTGATGTGCTCATTGGAAACAAGCTGTGGATTCAATTATCTGGTGTTATTTTTCTGCTTTACCTGGGGGTGAAAACCGTCCTTTCCAAGCCTTCTCAAAAGGCTGCACATGCTTCAGGCCAAACGATTGCGGGGAGCTATTTTTCAAGCTTCCTTCTCACACTAGCCAATCCGATGACGATTTTATCCTTTGCCGCAATCTTAGGGGCGTCCGGTATGATCGTCTCGGACGGCGCGGCTGCATCAGCACTCACTCTTGTACTTGGTATTTTTTCTGGATCTGCTTTGTGGTGGGGGATCTTATCGTTTAGCGCCGGATGGTTTAAGAAGCGGATGGGGGAAAACTCGTTAACGGCTATTAACCGGGTATCAGGCGGAGTGATGATTTTGTTTGGAATCTTCTTTTTGGCAGGTGTATTTTATGCTCTTTCTTAA
- a CDS encoding LysE family transporter, which yields MLFLKAFILGFSVSAPVGPIGILCIQRTLSKGKSAGFLTGFGAVTANIIYAAIAAFGFSMVSSFLMKYEFYLKVFGSVFLIYLGIKTFLKKPASNAAQLEGETLFRMYASTFLLMITNPAAILNFAAMFTGLGFDKGLDSSFALIGGVFLGASFWWLILSIGVSAFKKRIVPHLSFINKAAGALIVLLGILAF from the coding sequence ATGCTCTTTCTTAAAGCGTTTATCCTTGGTTTTTCCGTGTCGGCACCCGTTGGGCCAATCGGAATCTTGTGCATTCAGCGAACACTGTCAAAGGGAAAAAGCGCGGGCTTTTTAACGGGATTTGGGGCCGTTACAGCGAACATCATCTACGCAGCCATCGCGGCGTTTGGGTTTTCAATGGTTTCTTCCTTTCTTATGAAATATGAATTTTATCTAAAGGTATTCGGTTCTGTATTTTTAATCTATCTGGGGATCAAAACGTTCTTAAAAAAACCTGCCAGCAATGCAGCGCAATTAGAGGGAGAGACGCTGTTCAGGATGTACGCTTCTACGTTTTTGCTGATGATCACCAATCCTGCTGCAATCTTGAACTTTGCAGCCATGTTTACAGGTCTTGGATTTGATAAGGGGCTTGATTCCAGTTTTGCTTTAATAGGAGGGGTGTTTCTTGGAGCGTCCTTCTGGTGGCTGATTCTGTCCATCGGAGTGAGTGCATTCAAGAAAAGAATTGTACCGCACCTTTCATTCATCAATAAGGCTGCAGGAGCATTGATTGTTCTGCTCGGAATCCTGGCATTTTAA
- a CDS encoding UDP-galactose-lipid carrier transferase translates to MLDTIDLSQTISDKEYKSELKSLQLKLLGLQRALVEHKIGCILVFEGWDAAGKGGSIKRIAEGLDPRGYNVHPVSAPTAEEKDLHYLQRFWTHMPKKGGITIFDRSWYGRVLVERVESFASREEWTRAFEQINQFEKLMTEEDFIVQKFWFHISKAEQLKRFKEREKNPLKKWKITDEDWRNREKWEEYVPAVEEMLKRTNTDEAPWHVIEGEDKKFARVKTLQLVTQAMEMKAAEKGISLKDYL, encoded by the coding sequence ATGCTGGATACAATTGATTTGTCTCAAACGATTAGTGATAAGGAGTATAAAAGCGAGCTTAAGTCGCTGCAGCTGAAACTGCTTGGATTGCAGCGGGCACTCGTTGAACATAAAATCGGATGCATTCTTGTGTTTGAGGGCTGGGATGCTGCAGGCAAGGGAGGCTCCATTAAACGGATCGCGGAGGGACTTGATCCAAGGGGCTATAACGTTCACCCGGTGTCAGCCCCGACGGCGGAGGAAAAGGACCTGCATTATCTCCAGCGTTTCTGGACGCATATGCCGAAAAAAGGCGGTATTACGATTTTTGATCGCTCATGGTATGGAAGAGTGCTGGTGGAAAGGGTGGAAAGTTTCGCTTCCCGGGAAGAATGGACACGAGCGTTTGAGCAAATTAATCAGTTTGAAAAATTAATGACAGAAGAAGACTTTATCGTGCAAAAATTTTGGTTCCATATTTCCAAGGCCGAACAGCTGAAGCGCTTTAAAGAGCGGGAGAAGAATCCTTTGAAGAAATGGAAAATCACAGATGAAGACTGGCGCAACCGTGAAAAATGGGAGGAGTATGTCCCGGCGGTTGAAGAAATGCTAAAGCGGACGAATACAGATGAAGCTCCATGGCATGTGATTGAAGGGGAGGATAAGAAATTTGCCCGGGTTAAAACCCTTCAGCTTGTTACACAGGCAATGGAAATGAAAGCGGCGGAAAAAGGGATTTCTCTCAAGGATTACCTTTGA
- a CDS encoding NAD(P)H-binding protein: MEQREKIALTGASGYIGNNLLQKLTGYSDVIALSRNGDDRENSEHVEWRSCDLYSLDSAEKGLQGADYAVYLVHSMMPSAKLTQAKFEDMDLILADNFARAAKKNGVRQIIYMSGIIPQDTEELSRHLKSRLEVEKVLGAYGTPVTTIRAGLIVGPKGSSFPILTKLVKRLPMMMLPKWTRTKTHPIALKDVLTALKKSIGNKKLSGKSIDVGGPEVMTYEEMMIQTAEVMGRKPKVFEIPLMTVTLSRLWVSLITQSPRSTVYPLIESLKHPMVAQKENMDDEISYGQTPFKEAAKEALEEEKKEQKKKKTASSSSKSSGVSDVRSVQRILLPEGKDADWTGDHYMNWLSKLARPLLEVETNQQRVSRFRLIGFKKPIMELSYAPERSSSNRALYYITGGSFAKIMDGSRGRIEFRQIPGTQECIIAIHEYRPSLPWILYRISQAKVHIIVMYLYKRHLQHLIEKSEEHKQEGPVKKVVHMN, translated from the coding sequence ATGGAACAGCGCGAAAAAATTGCCCTGACCGGCGCAAGCGGATATATCGGAAACAATTTGCTGCAAAAATTAACGGGATATTCGGATGTCATTGCCCTATCTAGAAACGGGGATGACCGTGAGAACAGTGAGCATGTGGAATGGCGTTCGTGTGATTTATATTCACTCGATTCGGCAGAAAAAGGGCTGCAAGGAGCAGATTATGCTGTATACCTTGTCCATTCAATGATGCCGTCTGCGAAACTGACGCAGGCGAAGTTCGAGGACATGGATCTGATTTTGGCGGATAATTTTGCAAGAGCAGCGAAAAAGAACGGCGTAAGGCAGATCATCTATATGAGCGGAATTATTCCGCAGGATACAGAGGAGCTGTCGCGCCATTTGAAAAGCAGACTCGAGGTAGAAAAGGTACTGGGTGCATACGGCACACCGGTTACAACGATCCGCGCAGGTCTCATAGTCGGTCCGAAAGGTTCTTCATTCCCGATTTTGACGAAGCTTGTTAAACGGCTTCCGATGATGATGCTGCCGAAGTGGACAAGAACGAAAACCCATCCGATTGCATTGAAAGATGTCCTGACTGCCCTGAAAAAAAGCATCGGAAACAAAAAGCTTTCCGGTAAGTCCATTGATGTCGGCGGTCCTGAAGTGATGACGTACGAGGAAATGATGATTCAGACAGCCGAGGTAATGGGCAGAAAGCCAAAGGTTTTTGAAATTCCTCTTATGACCGTCACTTTATCAAGGCTGTGGGTCAGTTTGATTACTCAATCCCCTAGATCGACCGTCTATCCTTTAATCGAGAGCTTGAAGCATCCGATGGTCGCTCAAAAGGAAAACATGGACGATGAAATTAGCTACGGACAGACTCCTTTTAAAGAAGCAGCTAAAGAAGCCTTAGAGGAAGAGAAAAAGGAACAGAAGAAAAAGAAGACTGCATCCTCTTCTTCTAAAAGTTCAGGCGTATCGGACGTCCGTTCCGTTCAGCGCATCCTGCTACCGGAGGGGAAAGATGCCGATTGGACAGGGGATCATTACATGAACTGGCTTTCAAAGCTTGCCCGTCCTCTATTGGAGGTTGAGACGAATCAGCAGAGGGTAAGCCGGTTCCGTTTAATCGGCTTTAAAAAGCCGATTATGGAGCTAAGCTATGCCCCTGAACGGAGCTCCTCGAACCGGGCTCTTTATTATATAACCGGCGGTTCCTTTGCAAAAATAATGGATGGCAGCAGGGGGAGAATAGAGTTCAGACAAATACCGGGTACACAGGAATGCATCATTGCCATTCATGAATACAGACCGTCTCTCCCATGGATTCTCTACCGGATATCTCAGGCCAAGGTGCATATCATTGTGATGTACCTTTATAAACGGCATTTGCAGCACTTGATTGAAAAATCAGAGGAACATAAACAAGAAGGTCCAGTCAAAAAGGTCGTTCATATGAATTAA
- a CDS encoding QueT transporter family protein translates to MNTRTVVANGILAAIYIAVSFIIQPIAFAAFQFRVPEMLNHLIVFNKKYFFGIVLGVFISNLLFSPMKAYDLIFGTGQSIIALLITILAAKFIKNTWALMIVNTLVFTFTMFIIAWELHLAFDLPFWITWATTAVGEFVVMAAGMPIVYALNKRLKFKNFV, encoded by the coding sequence ATGAATACTAGAACAGTAGTAGCCAATGGAATTTTAGCTGCGATTTATATTGCGGTTTCATTCATTATACAGCCGATCGCATTTGCGGCGTTTCAGTTCCGGGTGCCGGAAATGCTGAATCATCTCATCGTATTTAATAAGAAATATTTTTTCGGGATTGTGCTTGGAGTGTTTATATCCAATCTGCTTTTCTCTCCAATGAAAGCCTATGATCTCATCTTCGGGACAGGCCAATCGATTATCGCGCTGCTGATTACGATTCTGGCAGCAAAATTCATTAAAAACACATGGGCCTTGATGATTGTGAATACGCTTGTTTTTACCTTCACGATGTTCATCATTGCCTGGGAACTGCACTTAGCCTTCGATCTTCCGTTTTGGATCACTTGGGCAACCACTGCGGTTGGCGAGTTTGTCGTTATGGCCGCCGGGATGCCAATTGTTTACGCTTTGAACAAACGCCTGAAATTCAAAAATTTCGTCTAA